In Lentimicrobium sp. L6, a single genomic region encodes these proteins:
- a CDS encoding PAS domain S-box protein: MIRFLSIEGLYDQLTKLQSILKKTWTDSDFINVPSTESLLLFAKDHQPDIIFLSFNASKKNGIDLCKELKIDSSVSHIPIVFIYSSEEDKNLRIKALEEGADAFLSSPIDEVNLIAQVNLLLKLKTAKKPVDETHILLKKAEEEIENLKKTEKKLRDIFGSMSEGFSIQDVIIDEAGNPIDLRFMEANPAFEKQTGLINDQTLGHTLLELFPTSEDYWIKRYGKVGITGEPISFEAMFGPLNIFYRVNAFQTAPNQFGVLFTDINEKKLHEIELTKAKERAEESERSLKRGQVIAKMGFWNIHIETNEVTGSDELLKIFELEKGNLTVDTFLQVVHPDDSEMDLLHINNGIENGIPWEIEHRLLFPDGRIKWINVVGEPEKNDKNEVKSIIGIVQDITSRKNAEMALKQSRDREKLMADIVKESSIGIAIGYPNGKLGMCNKAYQTITGYTEEELQNLNWNKVLTPPEWEEPETIKLQELHRTKKPVSYEKEYFKKDGSRVPIELLVHPRFDNKGEVEYYFAFVTDITKEKENLASLQNSEIRYKTLFNDSPIPLWEEDFTELTQFFNTLKNKGVKDLNKYFDEFPNELSACTKMVKIIDVNKATLALHSAENKEQLIGKLDKTFTKNSFNVFREELVTVFNGENYYESEAEVKALTGEVKNIHITLKIDQSSKERVRALLATADITERKQIFEELENRNNYIEAIMENMPIGFAVNTIDDGNVKYLNKLFETIYGWPKEVLTNTSIFFEKVFPEKEYHDKMKTKIVSDMQSGDPKRMRWNNLKITTNKGETRYVLAYNIPLIDQNIMISTVQDVTKRKEAEEKINKQLSELQRWHDTMINREEKTIELKIEINRLLQKLGQPIKYSSVLDVNSKEE; this comes from the coding sequence ATGATACGTTTTTTAAGCATTGAAGGACTATATGACCAATTAACGAAACTGCAATCCATTTTAAAGAAAACATGGACAGATTCGGATTTTATAAATGTTCCAAGTACTGAATCCCTGCTCCTGTTTGCCAAAGACCACCAACCCGACATCATATTTTTAAGCTTTAATGCTTCGAAGAAAAATGGCATTGATCTCTGCAAAGAATTAAAGATAGACTCCTCTGTTTCTCACATTCCAATAGTATTTATCTATTCTTCTGAAGAAGATAAAAACCTACGAATAAAAGCTTTAGAGGAGGGTGCTGACGCGTTTTTATCCAGTCCTATAGATGAAGTCAATTTGATAGCACAAGTTAATTTACTACTAAAATTAAAAACAGCTAAAAAGCCAGTAGATGAAACTCATATTTTACTCAAAAAGGCTGAAGAAGAAATAGAGAATCTAAAAAAGACTGAGAAAAAATTGCGTGATATATTTGGGAGTATGAGCGAAGGTTTTTCCATTCAAGATGTGATAATTGATGAAGCTGGAAACCCTATTGACTTAAGGTTTATGGAGGCTAATCCTGCATTTGAAAAGCAAACAGGTTTAATAAATGACCAAACCCTAGGACATACCCTCCTCGAATTATTCCCTACTTCGGAAGATTATTGGATTAAACGATATGGAAAGGTTGGGATTACCGGAGAACCCATCTCTTTTGAAGCTATGTTTGGCCCATTAAATATTTTTTATCGTGTGAATGCCTTTCAAACAGCACCCAACCAATTTGGTGTTCTCTTTACTGATATCAACGAGAAAAAACTTCATGAAATAGAATTAACAAAAGCCAAAGAAAGGGCTGAAGAAAGTGAGAGAAGCCTTAAAAGAGGTCAAGTCATTGCTAAAATGGGCTTTTGGAACATTCATATTGAAACGAATGAGGTGACAGGCTCAGATGAACTATTGAAAATTTTCGAATTAGAGAAAGGAAACCTAACTGTAGACACCTTCCTGCAGGTGGTACATCCAGATGACAGTGAAATGGATCTTCTCCATATCAATAATGGTATAGAAAATGGAATTCCTTGGGAAATTGAACATCGTTTACTATTTCCTGATGGCAGAATCAAATGGATAAATGTTGTAGGTGAACCTGAAAAAAACGATAAAAATGAAGTTAAATCAATAATAGGAATTGTTCAAGATATTACTTCACGCAAGAATGCCGAAATGGCTCTAAAACAAAGTAGAGACAGAGAAAAACTCATGGCAGATATCGTTAAAGAGTCTTCTATTGGTATAGCCATTGGTTATCCTAATGGCAAGCTTGGCATGTGTAATAAAGCTTATCAAACCATTACTGGCTATACGGAGGAGGAATTACAAAACCTGAATTGGAATAAGGTATTAACTCCTCCTGAGTGGGAAGAACCAGAAACTATCAAACTACAAGAACTTCATCGAACAAAAAAGCCTGTTAGCTATGAAAAGGAGTATTTTAAAAAAGATGGTTCTAGAGTACCTATAGAACTTTTAGTGCATCCTCGCTTTGATAATAAAGGTGAAGTTGAATACTATTTTGCATTTGTAACTGATATTACTAAAGAAAAGGAAAACTTGGCTTCATTGCAAAATAGTGAAATACGATACAAGACATTATTTAATGATTCGCCTATACCTTTATGGGAAGAGGACTTCACTGAACTTACTCAATTCTTTAATACACTTAAGAATAAAGGAGTAAAAGATTTAAATAAGTACTTTGATGAGTTTCCTAATGAATTATCTGCTTGTACAAAAATGGTTAAAATAATCGATGTTAATAAAGCCACATTAGCATTACATAGCGCAGAAAACAAAGAACAATTGATTGGGAAGTTAGACAAAACATTTACGAAAAATTCTTTCAATGTTTTTAGAGAAGAATTAGTTACTGTTTTTAATGGTGAAAATTATTATGAATCAGAAGCTGAGGTAAAGGCCTTAACTGGAGAAGTAAAAAATATCCATATTACTTTAAAAATTGACCAAAGCTCAAAAGAAAGGGTACGAGCATTATTGGCCACCGCAGATATTACAGAAAGAAAACAAATATTTGAAGAGCTTGAAAATCGAAACAATTATATTGAAGCCATTATGGAAAATATGCCCATAGGTTTTGCAGTCAATACTATTGATGATGGAAATGTTAAATATTTAAACAAACTATTCGAAACTATTTATGGCTGGCCCAAAGAGGTATTAACCAATACGAGCATATTTTTTGAAAAAGTTTTTCCTGAGAAAGAATATCATGATAAGATGAAAACAAAAATCGTTTCTGATATGCAGAGTGGCGATCCAAAAAGAATGAGGTGGAACAACCTAAAGATTACTACCAATAAAGGTGAGACACGCTATGTATTAGCTTATAATATTCCATTAATCGATCAAAACATTATGATTTCAACTGTTCAAGATGTTACAAAAAGAAAGGAGGCAGAAGAAAAAATCAACAAACAATTAAGTGAATTACAACGCTGGCACGATACCATGATCAACAGAGAAGAAAAAACCATCGAGTTAAAAATTGAGATTAACCGATTACTCCAGAAATTAGGACAACCCATTAAATATTCTAGTGTTTTGGATGTTAATTCAAAAGAGGAATAA
- a CDS encoding TonB-dependent siderophore receptor, whose protein sequence is MKKLIQYCIIIQCLFFLSPFSWGQSTAETLKAKDLVELSFQELMNIQIKTGTLTGLERSKTPATLTIITQQDIESTPARNLLDLLEIYVPSGTFVNHWLGPRIGIRGIMSDQNNSFLLIVNGEQMNLRYNNGPFFEILNKDLSDIEKIEIISGPGSVTYGPGAIGGVISITTISAKNADKANIGITHDFTYRYSYLNGQYSHKNKSFSASIFGSIGKSDGIKDPEFYYIDRAHGYGYGFMSSTWGNKGKGSPAPNFYADFDNRPEAKVQLDINFLKEFRFLARYTSFSFVKQTQQGKSIEGPAFSGHYGQQFTSSLRNEHQFSNKIELQTNVGFQSQSIGDIQLYQGDKKPFHDITQRNGSYSENRLNFQSLLNYQPGKKLKLALGVEYNYWYYGTEWGKSKDSFVMDFAPPVKFAVKDSNSGFYQQYNENGIVTLIESPIDAHQISSFFELNYQVFDKTTILLSGRVDKHNLAKIAFSPRIALIQEINKNNYVKLIAQQSVRLPNFRELYTIRYTNDEYPNPEKIKGIELIYSSLILQNFTMNLSTFYRSLNQIAWTENEKSELIGNYNTAGFVVDLSYKKKKLGIRLNYSFTKQLNWDPEFELNTYLSNIGLDSLDIPMNDAGNNRINNFPQHQIKLITNYQFNSSFSAHFNARFASEYGQIDMLNMFRDIHNNYGDTPTQIEMNDIYNDVTDKGYAKPSFTSNLSISYHFDISKTDFAFTAYVMNLFSVNHVRYVFQYWEDGNNRQYPRQVGFINEPRSFGFRLTAKF, encoded by the coding sequence ATGAAAAAACTTATACAATATTGCATTATCATTCAATGTCTGTTTTTTCTATCACCATTCTCTTGGGGACAAAGTACAGCTGAAACTTTAAAAGCTAAAGATCTTGTTGAGCTCTCTTTTCAAGAATTAATGAACATTCAAATTAAAACCGGTACTTTAACTGGTCTTGAACGTTCAAAAACTCCTGCAACACTAACCATAATTACACAGCAAGATATTGAAAGCACTCCTGCTAGAAATCTATTAGACCTACTGGAGATTTATGTTCCTAGTGGAACCTTTGTAAATCATTGGCTTGGTCCTCGCATTGGTATTCGTGGTATTATGAGTGATCAAAATAATTCTTTTCTCTTGATAGTTAATGGGGAACAAATGAACCTGAGATATAATAATGGCCCATTTTTCGAAATCCTAAATAAAGACCTTTCAGATATTGAAAAAATTGAGATCATCAGCGGACCAGGTTCTGTTACATATGGACCAGGAGCCATTGGCGGGGTCATTTCTATTACGACTATTTCTGCAAAAAATGCTGATAAAGCTAATATTGGAATAACTCATGATTTCACCTATCGCTATTCTTATTTAAATGGCCAATATTCTCATAAAAACAAATCATTTTCTGCTTCGATATTTGGTTCTATTGGGAAATCTGATGGGATAAAAGACCCTGAATTTTATTATATCGATCGTGCCCATGGCTATGGTTATGGTTTTATGTCAAGTACATGGGGAAACAAAGGAAAAGGAAGTCCTGCGCCAAACTTTTATGCTGATTTTGACAATAGACCAGAAGCAAAAGTACAATTAGACATCAACTTCTTAAAGGAGTTCCGGTTTTTAGCTCGATACACTAGTTTTAGCTTTGTCAAACAAACCCAACAAGGAAAGTCCATTGAAGGCCCAGCATTTTCAGGACATTATGGTCAACAATTTACATCTTCACTAAGAAATGAACATCAGTTTTCTAATAAAATCGAATTACAAACTAATGTTGGCTTCCAATCTCAAAGCATAGGAGATATACAACTCTATCAAGGAGACAAAAAACCATTTCATGATATCACTCAAAGAAATGGTTCATACAGTGAAAATAGACTGAACTTCCAATCCCTATTAAACTATCAACCTGGTAAAAAGTTAAAATTAGCTTTGGGTGTAGAATATAATTATTGGTATTACGGAACAGAATGGGGGAAATCCAAAGATTCTTTTGTCATGGACTTTGCACCACCTGTTAAATTTGCAGTTAAAGATTCTAATTCTGGCTTTTATCAACAGTATAATGAAAATGGTATTGTTACCCTTATTGAATCGCCAATTGATGCCCACCAAATATCTAGTTTTTTTGAGCTTAACTACCAAGTTTTTGATAAAACCACCATTTTGCTCTCTGGTAGAGTAGACAAACACAATTTGGCTAAAATCGCATTTTCACCAAGAATAGCTTTAATTCAAGAAATAAATAAAAATAATTATGTAAAACTTATTGCTCAACAATCGGTTAGATTACCGAATTTCAGGGAGTTATATACCATCAGATATACAAATGATGAATATCCTAATCCTGAGAAGATAAAAGGGATTGAGCTAATCTATTCTAGCCTTATTTTACAAAACTTCACCATGAATCTTTCGACTTTTTATCGGTCTCTTAATCAAATAGCATGGACAGAAAATGAAAAATCAGAATTAATTGGTAATTATAATACAGCAGGTTTTGTTGTGGATTTATCCTATAAAAAAAAGAAATTGGGCATAAGACTTAACTATTCTTTTACCAAACAATTGAATTGGGATCCAGAATTTGAACTCAATACCTATTTATCAAACATAGGATTAGATAGCTTAGACATTCCCATGAATGATGCTGGAAATAATAGAATTAATAATTTCCCTCAACACCAAATTAAACTTATCACAAACTATCAATTCAATTCGTCCTTTTCTGCACATTTTAATGCACGATTTGCCTCGGAATACGGACAAATAGATATGTTAAATATGTTTAGAGATATCCATAATAACTATGGTGATACCCCTACCCAAATCGAAATGAATGATATATATAATGATGTAACTGATAAAGGATATGCAAAACCATCCTTTACTTCTAATCTTTCTATTTCTTATCACTTCGATATTAGTAAGACTGATTTTGCATTTACTGCTTATGTTATGAATTTATTCTCGGTCAATCATGTAAGATATGTTTTTCAATATTGGGAGG